Proteins found in one Leishmania donovani BPK282A1 complete genome, chromosome 13 genomic segment:
- a CDS encoding lectin, putative has protein sequence MAAARAVPRLTPAQEHRGITAAIGHHSFAPPLLRQYYGDGEIPHWVISGSSVITDEYVRLTADQKSQTGHLWNTEPLDMDAFEVVVGFRVYRPMGGFGADGFGVWVAQPPRFDGPLFGRPSTFNGFGVLFDSYDNDNRRDNPMVSLVYNDGSNTKHFDPERDFMGDSVASCVFDFREIPEPNMATMRMVYFKGELQVYLSRNSEATETECLKVTRLPMPEGKVYLSLSAQTGGVSEIHDIMFVHLSPLVEAKYDHDVRQTTVPTNGLHDARLYDNEAMNNRQTSEVPTDTHLPTMVPQEAHPAQQQHQYQEAQPTQQQHQYQEAQPAQQQQQNQPSAQATDNIGEKERQRIEELERRLEELQGRNGYRATRRIDEEVEELDDYDDEDRNRQRRVRRVRRARTPRSNRVEQDE, from the coding sequence GGCGAAATCCCACACTGGGTCATCTCCGGCTCGTCCGTCATCACGGACGAATACGTGCGGCTCACGGCTGACCAGAAGAGCCAGACAGGCCACCTGTGGAACACGGAACCGCTGGATATGGACGCCTTCGAGGTGGTCGTGGGCTTCCGCGTCTACCGGCCAATGGGCGGCTTCGGCGCGGACGGCTTCGGGGTGTGGgtggcgcagccgcctcgcttTGACGGCCCCCTCTTTGGCCGCCCGTCCACCTTCAACGGCTTCGGGGTCCTGTTCGACTCGTACGACAACGACAACCGCCGCGACAACCCGATGGTGAGCCTCGTGTACAACGACGGGTCCAACACCAAGCACTTCGACCCTGAGAGGGACTTCATGGGTGACAGCGTGGCCAGCTGCGTTTTCGACTTCCGCGAGATTCCCGAACCGAACATGGCCACCATGCGCATGGTGTACTTCAAGGGTGAACTTCAGGTGTACCTGTCCAGAAACAGCGAGGCCACAGAGACCGAGTGTCTCAAAGTCACCAGACTGCCGATGCCAGAGGGCAAGGTGTACCTCTCCTTATCTGCCCAGACCGGCGGTGTGTCGGAGATCCACGACATCATGTTCGTTCATCTGTCTCCCCTGGTGGAGGCAAAGTACGACCACGATGTGCGGCAGACTACGGTGCCGACCAACGGCCTCCACGACGCGCGGCTTTACGACAACGAGGCGATGAACAACCGCCAAACGTCAGAGGTGCCGACAGATACCCATTTACCCACGATGGtgccgcaggaggcgcacccggcacagcagcagcatcaatACCAGGAGGCACAGccgacacagcagcagcatcaatACCAGGAGGCACagccggcacagcagcagcagcagaaccaGCCGTCCGCGCAGGCCACTGACAACATCGGTGAaaaagagcggcagcgaatcgaggagctggagaggAGGTTGGAAGAGCTCCAGGGCCGCAACGGTTACCGCGCCACGCGTCGCATTGATGAAGAAGTGGAAGAGTTGGACGACTATGACGATGAAGACAGAAACAGACAACGCCGCGTGCGACGCGTgcgccgtgcacgcacgccccgTAGCAACCGCGTGGAGCAGGATGAGTAG